One window of the Dermacentor andersoni chromosome 10, qqDerAnde1_hic_scaffold, whole genome shotgun sequence genome contains the following:
- the LOC129387967 gene encoding uncharacterized protein has protein sequence MADTDQAKVEQKFRSYGLVGMDAPQLDAHKLRCSRYDGSIELSKDDFIYNRVKVYGYIAKDCVVLIRPLSKNILDYLEGTELVVDSPSKVVVVPHMFGLPPLYYLQMKEDYVNYALGGTVLARKFFRVALDGTWKKLTTEKMLTARDCYAKLSSRFHDKLSEDRFHDVFSTAEAFRVAYSVKAATGHWPGSSDQSHVTASDTVFFKLACQTLCVTRGAPQDPNSLDGLTAHAACLYAAGTMPQFHSAFQCTKSKKMWGLRKCKMT, from the exons ATGGCCGACACGGACCAGGCGAAGGTCGAGCAGAAGTTTCGATCGTACGGCCTGGTAGGCATGGACGCGCCGCAGCTTGACGCGCATAAGCTGCGATGCAGTCGCTACGATGGATCGATCGAGCTCAGCAAGGACGACTTCATCTACAACCGCGTCAAGGTCTACGGGTACATTGCCAAGGACTGCGTCGTACTGATAAGGCCCCTCTCGAAAAATATCCTCGATTATTTAGAG GGCACCGAGCTTGTGGTGGACTCCCCTTCAAAGGTGGTCGTGGTTCCACACATGTTCGGCCTGCCGCCCCTCTACTACCTCCAGATGAAAGAGGACTACGTCAACTACGCGCTCGGAGGAACGGTCCTGGCCCGGAAGTTCTTTCGCGTTGCGCTCGACGGCACGTGGAAGAAGTTGACGACCGAGAAGATGCTCACCGCCCGAGATTGCTACGCGAAGCTGTCTTCGCGCTTCCACGATAAGCTAAGCGAAGACCGCTTCCACGACGTATTCAGCACGGCTGAG GCTTTCAGGGTCGCCTACAGCGTGAAGGCGGCCACCGGCCATTGGCCCGGCTCGAGTGACCAGTCACACGTCACGGCCTCGGACACGGTGTTCTTCAAGCTCGCCTGTCAGACACTGTGCGTGACCCGGGGCGCACCCCAGGACCCAAACAGCCTCGACGGGCTGACCGCTCACGCCGCCTGCCTGTACGCGGCGGGAACGATGCCGCAGTTTCACAGCGCGTTCCAATGCACGAAGTCGAAGAAGATGTGGGGCCTGAGAAAGTGCAAGATGACGTGA